From the genome of Parazoarcus communis, one region includes:
- the sdhC gene encoding succinate dehydrogenase, cytochrome b556 subunit yields MKRTNDSRARNHAAYWAFLMHRVSGLALALFLPVHFWALGQAIKGTAALDGFLQFADQPLFKFAEWGLVVLLSLHMMCGVRLLLIELRPWSGLRKNWITGAVGFSLATGMAFGLALIR; encoded by the coding sequence ATGAAGCGAACGAATGATTCACGCGCGCGCAACCATGCCGCGTACTGGGCCTTCCTGATGCACCGCGTGTCGGGACTGGCGCTGGCGCTGTTCCTGCCCGTGCATTTCTGGGCGCTCGGACAGGCGATCAAGGGGACTGCAGCGCTGGATGGTTTCCTGCAGTTCGCAGATCAGCCCCTGTTCAAGTTCGCGGAGTGGGGGCTCGTCGTGCTCCTGTCCCTGCACATGATGTGCGGCGTGCGCCTGCTGCTGATCGAACTCAGGCCGTGGTCGGGTCTGCGCAAGAACTGGATCACCGGCGCAGTGGGTTTCAGCCTCGCAACGGGTATGGCTTTCGGGCTGGCGTTGATTCGCTAG
- a CDS encoding fumarate hydratase C-terminal domain-containing protein yields MAHYELETPVSEAQIRKLRVNDTVTLHTTLFGIRDATQIHLFDLGRSTRFDLSGHAVIHTAPNVRKVEPSTEYPAGYAPVCIGTTTSDRMERFTRPLMTQYGVRMIVGKGGMREGSLAAFEELGGVYLAIVGGTAALETTWIEQIEDVDLDDLNPESLWKFRIRNFGPLLVAMDSHGNSLYNVVRSDVERNRASALASLGVQSS; encoded by the coding sequence ATGGCCCACTACGAACTCGAAACGCCGGTGAGCGAGGCGCAGATCCGCAAGCTTCGCGTCAACGACACCGTTACCCTGCACACAACCCTTTTCGGCATCCGCGATGCAACGCAGATCCACCTGTTCGATCTCGGTCGCAGCACGCGATTCGACCTGTCCGGCCACGCCGTCATCCATACCGCACCGAACGTGCGCAAGGTCGAACCGAGCACGGAATACCCGGCGGGCTACGCGCCGGTGTGTATCGGCACGACGACCTCCGATCGCATGGAGCGCTTCACCCGCCCGCTGATGACGCAATACGGCGTGCGCATGATCGTCGGCAAGGGCGGCATGCGTGAAGGTTCGCTTGCTGCGTTTGAGGAACTCGGCGGTGTCTATCTCGCGATCGTCGGCGGCACGGCCGCACTGGAGACCACCTGGATCGAGCAGATCGAGGATGTAGACCTCGATGATCTGAATCCGGAATCGCTGTGGAAATTCCGCATCCGGAATTTCGGGCCCCTGCTGGTGGCCATGGACAGCCACGGCAACAGCCTCTACAACGTCGTTCGCAGTGACGTCGAGCGCAACCGTGCCAGCGCGCTGGCCAGCCTGGGAGTCCAGTCGTCATGA
- a CDS encoding fumarate hydratase, which yields MKVDLNTVEEVSKELYIRALKLLPPDIKDGFTQLAATETGATARSVLATIMTNIEVAENTNNMLCQDTGVPIYNVTIGDGVEVSGHALMQAIRRGCERATREHPLRSSVVHPLTRKNNHSSCGIEVPVIHIDYSDTPDELTIKMVPKGSGSENNSFLKMAIPAEGIEAIKTFVIDCVINAGGKTCPPTIVGVGLGGTSDLCVALAKRASTRQLGTVCADPEGAKLEAELSAAINRLGVGPQGLGGDSTAFAVHIELAHTHITMNPIAVNMQCHSARRAKATLSPAGVTYGF from the coding sequence ATGAAAGTTGATTTGAACACCGTTGAAGAGGTCTCGAAAGAGCTCTACATCCGGGCACTGAAGCTGCTGCCTCCCGATATCAAGGACGGATTCACCCAGCTCGCCGCGACTGAAACCGGCGCGACGGCCAGGAGCGTACTCGCGACCATCATGACCAATATCGAGGTCGCCGAGAACACCAACAACATGCTGTGCCAGGACACCGGCGTGCCGATCTACAACGTGACGATCGGCGACGGCGTCGAGGTCAGCGGTCATGCGCTGATGCAGGCCATTCGCCGGGGCTGCGAACGTGCAACCCGCGAGCACCCGCTGCGCTCCTCAGTGGTGCATCCGCTGACGCGAAAGAACAATCACTCCTCGTGCGGCATCGAGGTGCCGGTGATTCACATCGACTATTCGGACACGCCGGACGAACTGACCATCAAGATGGTGCCAAAGGGCAGTGGTTCGGAGAACAACTCCTTCCTGAAGATGGCCATCCCCGCCGAGGGCATCGAGGCGATCAAGACCTTCGTCATCGACTGCGTGATCAACGCGGGCGGCAAGACCTGCCCGCCGACCATTGTCGGCGTTGGCCTCGGTGGCACCTCGGATCTGTGCGTCGCGCTCGCCAAGCGGGCCTCGACACGCCAGCTTGGCACTGTCTGCGCAGACCCTGAAGGTGCGAAGCTGGAAGCTGAGCTGTCGGCGGCAATCAACCGCCTCGGCGTCGGCCCGCAGGGGCTCGGCGGCGACTCGACGGCGTTTGCCGTGCATATCGAGCTCGCGCATACGCACATCACGATGAACCCGATCGCGGTAAACATGCAGTGCCATTCGGCGCGCCGCGCAAAGGCCACCCTCTCGCCGGCAGGCGTCACTTACGGATTCTGA
- a CDS encoding succinate dehydrogenase: MSQAETRRRQWYVQRISAMVLACCVVAHLAIMIYAVRGGLSGAEILERTQGSWLFGAFYAVFVLGCAAHVPVGVSNIAEEWFGVRGFKSVLIAQLFTWGILILGLRAVWGVIAT, encoded by the coding sequence ATGAGCCAGGCCGAGACAAGAAGACGCCAGTGGTATGTCCAGCGCATCAGCGCGATGGTGCTCGCGTGCTGTGTGGTGGCGCATCTGGCGATCATGATTTACGCGGTGAGAGGCGGTCTGAGCGGCGCCGAGATTCTGGAGCGAACCCAGGGCAGCTGGCTGTTCGGGGCCTTCTACGCGGTGTTCGTCCTTGGCTGCGCCGCCCATGTGCCGGTCGGTGTGAGCAACATTGCTGAAGAGTGGTTTGGTGTTCGAGGGTTCAAGTCGGTGTTGATCGCGCAGCTGTTCACCTGGGGAATCCTGATCCTCGGCCTGCGCGCCGTTTGGGGAGTGATCGCAACATGA